A genomic stretch from Plasmodium cynomolgi strain B DNA, chromosome 8, whole genome shotgun sequence includes:
- a CDS encoding protein kinase domain containing protein (putative), with protein MHLKTKIPNFLNADPERKAQNCIHIENELIQNMHKIYQQQCEEGGSRKGATPSYHLFDHEDYVDFPPFNITPDVHSICVELKLKLDVTHADGEADLDSSIYLDINPRGVMSRNQRSVVYQYRSTQPMRDKGLDQLPREQRMKYFTALSHQLAGRSITFQGTTYKLLSVLQTAIYGGVYLAQVVESSEDGLVNKKKAIKILSKNLIELAKDKVQEDPLSEYHYRNCMSGHSNILSCDTIFDDDYYVYMIMPFAIHGDLFEVMKSRSKPFTEEEAKYLFYQILLSIKFLHCRKLALRDISLENVLLFENEKNGLIYPVLNDPGQATYFTVNKKNEVTLLEYTKTFGKIFRPPEVYEKCKYDPTKVDMFCVGYILYFCLTKQELFRCTLGKDVHWNMFKRRQYHELLREKKGLYLSEPALDFIFRCLEPNFKKRIEIGEALRHPWFKGNFFPVHNQSLFLLRAEGAADGEDAVDALDQHSTPMREDPAKGAPEPIFKLSKEIERCAKRKNVAIDKNSFIKFSIYEHVVVPPPAAPPQVYFRGGNSPSPCLNSTLRREYPPECDELHAEGGRITGGKRADHTPNWATPKWTDHNSTCNGNSPYVGSHPNVGSHQKEAFPTSLTNYLRGNVARGAHYPSPHGIYAKQPGVVRKLPPSVEKAEWIKKYDDSSSTHTYHTNWTEGDKQSTFHDSPPSCSPLRDKPKSNFIMSHKKGAYRMIGMKRKKQKLSYDEEAAGEAEAVGEATAAEATAAEATAAEAAPSAAAERGGRPSVESPGRSFHVMARQALQTEAQGDTPKTVQNSPHMLRNEATFKGRGLLSIFTERQLPNGGGLPKNGRVAKNTDYPIGHFEEGSFIHVDEGYHTGWGNMSRKNTPLEWKKNISEKGVNKWERDQADMIMTMQGGGYQNGLLNIQQRDNGKREYIDHVGEMAPPQGETSWEVKLRDRCRDVHMGGFQNEAEEAYTVELEGVFSPMNRSPLHDVTVVTGGDTPQKTDRMDTNHSYEKNEETKNTIRYNPNGGKNGNDFFHLNKVMIAERNAPYRVGNLGEEAPPNGLHNGVDIHRRVKRWCSLGGREVVWNDFYSPKGVFTPCKENLHSGERTPSVCAGSHTDQHPHLGESKENVKGTPSDGEIHKGEEFPPHRDASYGYINMKDKRDSPRLSSPSCVHSNCSSSSCEDNYSDVVTSHAESLKRCASPNKCEEQNQTGSNSFDRCSQGESRQMCSIVSRSASCSMDQGKGRTSSDNLITTMSSCLSEVDLEIDMANMKRECPTPDGSKDRTCTLQGGEAAPMCGEMVCDEMVCDEMVCGEMVCGEMVCDEMACREMACGEMACGEMACGEMTDHRPLSGEPHDEEEDFKDALEYELEHELEREIREEERQLERELEVELETEMERGAKVEAGVESGVESGVESGVESGVESGVESGVELGVESDVGSGVGYGVKSCVELDGVPYVELDVDPYVDPDAVRLHAVSSCASNGGKLDRKEASACGKEKVRNGSGGTLKEQNESLSDVEGQPDWSPEWSADWPADWPADWPADWPADWPADWPADWPAERSPDWPPQWEEGNAVKVHPNNTWSHSTSTKKGNQEIKIACKNSVSGKKAQQVGEHMVEEDTMKKREAVSGISTKRRNSPCKFHLRKKKANNKMKKVCFSSNPEKKKSKIVRLQKCVLSEGLRSSRSGPVKGGTPKSGIASKGVATKGVTNKGVTNKGIAHKGTSAKGIANKGTSAKGIANKGTPAAEIGTTGTASSAKPHPLGKHAEALHRKGRDEPNDMGSIIECTSRKGAPQTKAKISSERKKYLSKRHTISELRLGGGNMGVSISGSTSGGIGGNTSGGIGGNTSGSISGKIHSGKSAGGKSTALHLPDTRTTAEALRDVGKRHTISNATSDGKGREGVQARSVKPRCGGDYLPKGGIRSMQMLPASRGTVGRISLKAGAKAGDGTRGSVRGGIHGSTRGSIHGGVRGSVGGVLASQVAKWNGKRAETKTQRNHNQEHRTLVEQRNQKELFKNHVDKEFKRKEKSTLVESLRGGESPTEESTTIDGDSLLQGFNTTGYYANGGEVDVDHGLASEDEAHIAAEREERDLLKDDLPPMWERGELGKQHSAGEREQGCQEVLPHGLAANEVPSHCRSGVGEKTAERVKGRSTRTVGIPLGKDYTKDKPALRRDPRVVVTPRQLKANVKKRPEETSRGRRKADGKTRISSDELVLNRFLAEMGGHIPERGSKRDSVKKGSSKGIQTNKGIAHGERGTNLIKQRSSLCRSVVGSQRGNNAKGGTKEGTKQTKKTESRRTKDGVVKRGGTDVGAAQQGSAVYSSAGKKESYLEKRKTYLFFFKRGLKDKLEKMNRKAEAEEKHRKKVGGILQKRAEMGGSRVGGSRAGGSQTEESRADGNRAGGSPTDGENPKEEEQNKLYKKVNPGEPQDVPPLESTNLHDEMAACRCTPHHHPIHHPTHYPHVNANGKANGKAKEVYFHSGNKGPMNGSWHQSVSGNGVKLRSDVTPTRGDINLSDARKVEVHFSHLDSKNGRSNHSLGTRNMALSWKDISISHCDRKDGEAGHGEAGHGEARHGEAKHGETGHGSTGPSQIGSVRTAKERDLESLSRRNPATDAPYTDKANFQGYDVKVQKKGCLPEGLMERERVSTNRVACMSASYWDHPGDEGPSPREWRPNGKLSKGPMLRRRMVGASKGEKINPMETTPMLAGRTDTNVACESTTEGKSLTHGNAKKETERERYKQKEPTSFTQHQIGTGRCSNGRTVEAHGNIKQECLSHAKEERKKRLLNFNDEMRRSGEKNTLQMNPKVESLSVWWSHIEQGTDTCLQESQGKKKQNATSYLNLKGDEMKKNFRSAPHLVHFHPSKVESHMPMSVVSPRNVTPGGVGVSPDVKKVPPIVPCNVIQKDEKHRAGPFSGHDNDAVAKGANPNGRTRRAYHLQGRNRLPNENRLPNENRLPNENRLPNENRLPNENRLPNENRLPNENRLPNENRLPNTHHYGAQNIFIRCNGEKVAYPMGDDAYGRRSQLERRKNDQTRGNQNDAYAQVFGATNQGGTNRTCMPLHRPIGYADPRQTKNNFISGKNKKNSNLSILWWKT; from the exons ATGCATCTGAAGACGAAGATCCCAAATTTCTTAAATGCTGATCCGGAGAGGAAGGCCCAGAATTGTATACACATAGAGAACGAGCTGATACAGAACATGCACAAGATTTACCAGCAGCAGTGTGAAGAAGGTGGCAGCAGGAAGGGGGCTACCCCGTCATATCACCTGTTCGATCACGAGGACTACGTggacttccccccttttaacaTAACCCCCGATGTACATAGCATCTGCGTTGAGTTGAAGCTAAAGTTGGACGTTACACATGCAGATGGAGAGGCCGATCTCGATTCGTCCATATATCTTGATATCAACCCTAGGGGTGTCATGTCTAGAAATCAGCGAAGTGTTGTCTACCAGTATAGGAGCACCCAGCCGATGCGGGACAAGGGCCTCGACCAGCTCCCCAGGGAGCAGCGGATGAAATAC ttCACCGCCCTGTCACACCAACTCGCCGGAAGATCCATCACCTTCCAAGGAACCACATACAAGCTACTGAGCGTGCTACAGACGGCCATCTACGGAGGGGTGTACCTCGCACAGGTGGTCGAATCTTCAGAGGATGGTTtagtgaacaaaaagaaggccATAAAAATTCTGTCCAAAAATCTAATCGAATTAGCAAAGGATAAGGTTCAAGAAGATCCACTCTCAGAGTATCACTACCGAAATTGTATGAGTGGACATAGTAACATCCTCAGTTGCGATACCATTTTTGACGACGATTATTATGTCTATATGATCATGCCATTTGCAATCCATGGAGATCTATTCGAAGTCATGAAGAGTCGAAGTAAACCATTcacagaggaagaagcaaagtaTCTCTTTTATCAGATCCTATTATCGATTAAGTTTCTACATTGTAGGAAATTAGCTCTAAGAGATATTTCTCTAGAAAATGTacttttatttgaaaatgaaaaaaatggattaatTTATCCTGTTCTTAATGACCCTGGACAGGCAACCTATTTCACtgtgaacaagaaaaatgagGTTACCCTCTTAGAGTATACAAAAACTTTTGGAAAGATATTCCGTCCTCCAGAGGTTTATGAGAAATGCAAATATGATCCGACAAAGGTTGATATGTTTTGTGttggttatattttatatttttgtttgacTAAGCAGGAGTTGTTCAGGTGTACTTTAGGCAAGGATGTGCATTGGAATATGTTCAAAAGGAGACAGTACCACGAGTTGttgagggagaagaaaggaCTGTACTTGTCAGAACCTGCATTAGACTTCATTTTTCGTTGCTTAGAAcccaattttaaaaaaagaattgaaATTGGAGAGGCGCTGAGGCATCCCTGGTTTAAGGGGAACTTCTTTCCGGTGCACAACCAGAGTTTGTTTCTGCTTCGGGCGGAGGGGGCGGCAGATGGGGAGGACGCGGTGGACGCGCTGGATCAGCATAGCACCCCCATGAGAGAAGATCCCGCGAAAGGAGCCCCCGAGCCCATCTTCAAACTCTCCAAAGAAATCGAACGATGcgcgaaaaggaagaacgtAGCTATAGACAAAAACTCCTTCATCAAATTTAGCATCTACGAGCATGTGgttgttcctcctcctgccgctcccccccagGTGTACTTCAGAGGGGGGAACAGCCCGTCCCCTTGTTTGAACAGTACACTCAGGAGGGAGTACCCCCCAGAGTGTGATGAACTCCATGCGGAGGGTGGCCGCATCACTGGGGGCAAGCGCGCTGACCACACGCCAAACTGGGCCACTCCCAAGTGGACAGACCATAACAGCACCTGCAATGGGAACTCCCCTTACGTAGGAAGTCACCCGAACGTAGGCAGTCACCAGAAGGAGGCCTTCCCCACCAGCCTCACAAATTATCTTCGCGGCAATGTGGCCAGGGGTGCTCACTACCCTTCCCCCCACGGCATTTATGCGAAGCAGCCTGGGGTTGTGAGGAAATTACCCCCTTCGGTAGAGAAAGCAGAATGGATCAAGAAGTATGATGACTCTTCCTCTACCCACACGTATCACACAAACTGGACAGAAGGAGACAAGCAAAGCACCTTTCATGACTCACCACCAAGTTGCAGCCCATTGAGAGATAAGCCCAAatctaattttataatgagccataaaaaaggtgcatACAGAATGATCGgaatgaagaggaagaaacagaaaCTAAGTTATGATGAGGAAGCGGCAGGGGAAGCAGAAGCGGTAGGAgaagcaacagcagcagaagcaacagcagcagaagcaacagcagcagaagcagcacCATCCGCAGCAGCAGAAAGAGGTGGTCGTCCCTCCGTTGAAAGCCCGGGCAGGAGCTTTCACGTGATGGCTAGGCAGGCGTTACAAACGGAGGCACAAGGTGATACACCCAAGACGGTGCAGAACAGCCCTCACATGTTAAGAAATGAAGCGACCTTCAAGGGGCGTGGACTCCTGAGTATCTTCACGGAGAGGCAATTACCCAATGGAGGAGGACTACCAAAGAATGGGAGAGTAGCCAAGAATACTGATTATCCAATTGGACATTTCGAGGAAGGGTCCTTTATCCATGTGGACGAGGGATACCATACTGGTTGGGGAAATATGTCGAGGAAGAATACCCCTCTAgagtggaagaaaaatataagtgaAAAAGGAGTTAACAAATGGGAGAGAGACCAAGCCGACATGATAATGACGATGCAGGGAGGTGGGTACCAAAATGGATTACTTAACATTCAACAGAGGGACAATGGAAAGAGAGAATATATCGACCATGTGGGAGAGATGGCACCTCCTCAGGGTGAGACATCATGGGAGGTGAAACTCAGAGATAGGTGTAGAGACGTTCACATGGGAGGATTCCAAAACGAGGCAGAAGAAGCATACACAGTTGAGCTGGAAGGTGTTTTCTCCCCCATGAATAGAAGCCCACTCCACGATGTCACAGTTGTAACAGGAGGAGATACTCCCCAAAAAACAGATCGGATGGATACTAACCATtcgtatgaaaaaaatgaagaaacaaaaaataccATCCGCTATAAtccaaatggaggaaaaaatggaaacgatttttttcatttaaataaagTGATGATCGCAGAAAGAAACGCACCATACAGAGTGGGTAACCTGGGGGAGGAAGCTCCTCCAAATGGACTACACAATGGTGTAGATATCCACAGGAGAGTAAAAAGGTGGTGTAGTTTGGGAGGAAGGGAGGTAGTCTGGAATGACTTCTATTCTCCGAAGGGTGTCTTCACTCCTTGCAAAGAAAATTTGCACAGCGGGGAAAGAACACCAAGCGTATGTGCAGGTAGTCACACAGATCAACATCCTCATCTAGGGGAGTCCAAAGAAAACGTTAAGGGAACTCCATCGGATGGAGAAATCCACAAGGGGGAGGAGTTCCCTCCACACAGAGATGCATCCTACGGCTACATAAACATGAAGGACAAAAGGGATTCTCCAAGATTGAGTTCCCCATCGTGTGTGCATTCCAACtgctcatcatcatcgtgCGAGGACAACTATTCTGATGTAGTAACTAGCCATGCTGAATCACTCAAACGGTGCGCATCCCCGAACAAGTGTGAAGAACAGAATCAAACGGGTTCTAACTCGTTCGATAGATGTAGCCAGGGAGAGTCAAGGCAGATGTGCAGCATTGTGAGTAGGAGCGCGTCCTGTTCCATGGACCAGGGGAAGGGAAGAACCTCGTCCGACAATTTAATTACAACTATGTCGTCGTGCTTGTCCGAGGTTGACTTAGAAATAGACATGGCGAATATGAAAAGGGAGTGCCCCACTCCGGATGGCTCCAAGGATAGGACGTGCACCCTGCAGGGGGGCGAGGCGGCTCCGATGTGCGGTGAGATGGTGTGTGATGAGATGGTGTGTGATGAGATGGTGTGCGGTGAGATGGTGTGCGGTGAGATGGTGTGCGATGAGATGGCGTGCCGTGAGATGGCGTGTGGTGAGATGGCGTGTGGTGAGATGGCGTGTGGTGAGATGACGGATCATAGACCTCTCTCCGGTGAACCCcacgacgaggaggaagacttCAAAGACGCGCTGGAGTACGAACTGGAACACGAGCTGGAGAGGGAGATCAGGGAGGAGGAGCGGCAACTCGAGAGAGAGCTGGAAGTGGAGCTGGAAACGGAGATGGAGAGGGGAGCAAAGGTGGAAGCGGGCGTTGAATCGGGCGTTGAATCGGGCGTTGAATCGGGCGTTGAATCGGGCGTTGAATCGGGCGTTGAATCGGGCGTTGAATTGGGTGTTGAATCGGACGTGGGATCGGGCGTGGGGTATGGCGTGAAGTCATGCGTAGAGTTGGACGGGGTGCCATATGTAGAGCTAGACGTTGATCCATACGTAGATCCCGATGCCGTTCGGCTACATGCGGTGTCTTCCTGCGCATCCAACGGGGGGAAGCTGGACCGCAAGGAGGCCTCTGCATGTGGAAAGGAGAAAGTTAGAAACGGCTCGGGTGGCACGTTGAAGGAGCAGAATGAATCCCTGTCAGATGTGGAAGGCCAACCTGATTGGTCCCCCGAATGGTCCGCCGATTGGCCCGCTGATTGGCCCGCTGATTGGCCCGCTGATTGGCCCGCTGATTGGCCCGCTGATTGGCCCGCTGATTGGCCCGCCGAACGGTCCCCCGATTGGCCCCCCCAATGGGAAGAGGGCAACGCAGTGAAGGTGCACCCAAACAACACATGGAGCCATTCCACTAgcaccaaaaaagggaaccaagaaattaaaatagCATGTAAAAACTCAGTTAGTGGTAAGAAAGCACAACAGGTAGGAGAGCACATGGTGGAAGAAGACACGATGAAAAAACGTGAAGCAGTATCTGGGATCTCGACAAAGAGAAGAAATTCTCCATGTAAGTTCCacctgagaaaaaaaaaggccaataacaaaatgaagaaagtgtgtttttcttccaacccagaaaaaaaaaagagcaaaattgTAAGGcttcaaaaatgtgtgctCAGTGAAGGGTTAAGGAGCAGTCGGAGTGGACCTGTAAAAGGGGGGACCCCCAAAAGTGGGATCGCCAGTAAGGGGGTCGCCACAAAGGGGGTCACCAATAAGGGGGTCACCAATAAGGGCATCGCTCATAAGGGGACCTCCGCAAAGGGGATCGCTAATAAGGGGACCTCCGCAAAGGGGATCGCTAATAAGGGGACCCCCGCTGCCGAGATCGGCACCACCGGGACCGCGAGCAGCGCCAAGCCGCACCCCTTGGGCAAACACGCAGAAGCGCTTCATCGAAAAGGCAGGGACGAACCGAACGACATGGGCTCCATTATCGAGTGCACGAGTAGGAAGGGGGCGCCCCAAACGAAGGCGAAGATTTCCAGCGAGAGGAAGAAGTATTTATCGAAGCGGCACACCATATCGGAGCTGCGTCTGGGAGGTGGCAACATGGGCGTCAGTATCAGCGGCAGTACCAGCGGTGGCATCGGCGGCAATACCAGCGGTGGCATCGGCGGCAATACCAGCGGCAGCATCAGCGGCAAAATCCACAGTGGAAAATCAGCAGGGGGGAAAAGCACTGCACTGCATCTGCCTGACACTAGGACCACCGCGGAGGCGCTCCGTGACGTGGGGAAGAGACATACCATTTCTAACGCGACGAGCGATGGGAAGGGTCGAGAAGGTGTACAGGCACGTTCGGTGAAACCAAGGTGCGGTGGGGACTATCTCCCCAAGGGGGGCATAAGGAGCATGCAGATGCTCCCCGCCTCGAGGGGAACAGTCGGGAGGATTAGCCTGAAAGCTGGTGCGAAGGCGGGAGATGGCACCCGTGGTAGTGTCCGCGGCGGCATCCATGGTAGCACCCGTGGTAGTATCCACGGCGGCGTCCGTGGCAGTGTCGGTGGAGTGCTCGCTAGCCAGGTAGCCAAGTGGAACGGAAAACGTGCAGAAACGAAAACGCAAAGGAACCACAACCAGGAGCACAGAACCCTTGTAGAACAGCGGAACCAAAAGGAGCTATTCAAGAACCATGTGGATAAAGAATTTAAGCGCAAGGAAAAAAGCACTCTCGTAGAATCGCTCCGAGGTGGTGAATCACCCACGGAGGAGTCGACCACCATAGACGGGGACAGCCTCCTCCAAGGGTTTAACACCACAGGGTATTATGCAAATGGGGGAGAGGTAGATGTGGACCACGGATTAGCTAGCGAGGATGAAGCGCATATAGCGGCTGAAAGGGAGGAAAGGGATTTGCTGAAGGATGATTTGCCCCCAATGTGGGAGAGAGGTGAACTGGGCAAACAACACAGTGCAGGCGAAAGGGAGCAAGGCTGCCAAGAAGTGCTGCCACATGGGTTAGCAGCAAATGAGGTCCCTTCACATTGTAGAAGCGGCGTGGGTGAAAAAACGGCCGAGCGGGTAAAGGGTAGAAGCACTAGGACGGTAGGGATCCCTTTGGGGAAGGACTACACGAAGGACAAGCCCGCTTTGAGGAGAGACCCTCGTGTGGTGGTAACCCCCAGACAGCTGAAGGCCAATGTGAAGAAGCGTCCGGAAGAGACATCAAGGGGTAGAAGGAAAGCAGATGGAAAGACCAGAATCTCGAGTGATGAGTTGGTACTGAATCGATTTTTGGCTGAGATGGGGGGGCATATCCCTGAAAGGGGGTCCAAACGGGACAGCGTGAAGAAGGGAAGCTCCAAAGGTATCCAAACGAACAAAGGAATCGCACACGGGGAAAGGGGAACCAATTTGATAAAGCAAAGGAGTTCCCTGTGTAGGAGTGTAGTGGGTAgtcaaaggggaaacaacGCGAAGGGGGGGACGAAGGAGGGGACGAAGCAAACCAAGAAAACTGAAAGTAGGAGAACGAAAGACGGGGTAGTCAAACGAGGGGGCACTGACGTGGGGGCTGCTCAGCAGGGAAGCGCGGTTTACTCCAGtgcagggaaaaaagagagcTACCtggagaagcgaaaaacttatttgtttttttttaagagggGCTTGAAAGACAAACTGGAGAAAATGAATCGAAAGGCAGAAGCAGAGGAAAAGCACAGGAAAAAGGTGGGGGGCATTTTGCAGAAGCGAGCAGAAATGGGTGGAAGTCGCGTTGGTGGAAGTCGCGCGGGTGGAAGCCAAACGGAGGAAAGCCGCGCTGATGGAAACCGCGCTGGTGGAAGCCCCACCGATGGAGAGAACCcaaaagaggaggaacaaaacaaactatataaaaaagtgaacccAGGGGAACCGCAGGACGTGCCCCCATTGGAATCAACGAACCTGCATGACGAGATGGCGGCATGCAGATGCACCCCGCACCATCACCCGATCCATCACCCGACCCATTACCCTCACGTCAATGCAAACGGAAAAGCAAAcggaaaagcaaaagaagtTTATTTCCACAGTGGGAACAAGGGTCCTATGAATGGCAGTTGGCACCAATCGGTTAGCGGCAATGGGGTGAAACTTCGATCTGATGTGACACCTACGAGGGGGGACATTAACCTCTCTGATGCGAGGAAGGTGGAGGTGCACTTTAGCCACTTGGACTCGAAGAATGGAAGGAGCAATCATTCCTTGGGGACACGCAACATGGCTCTAAGTTGGAAGGACATTTCGATTTCTCACTGCGATCGGAAGGATGGTGAAGCGGGACATGGTGAAGCGGGGCATGGTGAAGCGAGGCATGGTGAAGCGAAGCATGGTGAAACCGGACATGGTTCAACGGGTCCGTCCCAAATAGGTTCTGTAAGAACTGCCAAGGAACGGGACCTAGAATCCCTTTCGAGGAGAAACCCAGCGACCGACGCGCCTTACACAGATAAGGCAAACTTTCAGGGGTATGATGTAAAGGTACAGAAGAAAGGTTGCCTCCCCGAGGGGTTAATGGAAAGAGAAAGAGTTTCAACCAACCGGGTTGCTTGTATGTCTGCTTCGTATTGGGACCATCCGGGTGATGAGGGGCCTTCACCCCGCGAGTGGAGACCGAATGGGAAGCTGTCAAAGGGGCCGATGCTGCGTAGACGGATGGTAGGTGCAtccaagggggaaaaaataaaccccATGGAGACGACCCCAATGTTGGCAGGTAGGACTGACACGAATGTCGCATGTGAAAGCACCACTGAGGGGAAAAGCCTAACTCatggaaatgcaaaaaaggaaacagaaAGAGAAAGGTATAAGCAAAAGGAACCGACCAGTTTTACACAACACCAAATTGGTACAGGAAGATGCAGCAATGGTAGGACAGTGGAGGCACATGGGAATATAAAGCAGGAGTGTTTGTCTCATGCCaaggaggagaggaaaaaacgcCTTCTTAACTTCAACGATGAAATGAGAAGGAGTGGTGAGAAGAACACTCTCCAGATGAACCCCAAGGTGGAGAGCCTTTCCGTGTGGTGGTCACACATAGAACAGGGTACTGACACGTGCCTGCAGGAGAgccaagggaaaaaaaaacaaaatgctACCTCATATTTGAATTTAAAGGGGGAcgagatgaagaaaaatttccgTTCGGCCCCTCACTTGGTTCACTTTCATCCATCCAAGGTTGAGTCCCACATGCCGATGTCTGTCGTAAGCCCAAGAAACGTCACTCCAGGTGGTGTGGGGGTCAGTCCCGATGTGAAAAAAGTACCACCGATTGTGCCCTGCAACGTAATTCAGAAGGACGAGAAGCACAGGGCAGGGCCGTTCAGTGGTCACGATAACGACGCAGTCGCCAAGGGGGCGAACCCAAATGGTCGCACTCGTAGAGCGTATCATTTGCAAGGCAGGAACCGCTTGCCAAACGAGAATCGCCTGCCAAACGAGAACCGCTTGCCAAACGAGAATCGCCTACCAAACGAGAACCGCCTACCAAACGAGAACCGCCTACCAAACGAGAACCGCCTACCAAACGAGAACCGCCTACCAAACGAGAACCGCCTGCCAAACACGCATCACTACGGGgctcaaaatattttcatcagATGCAACGGAGAGAAGGTGGCCTACCCAATGGGTGATGATGCATATGGAAGGAGGAGCCAACTagagaggaggaaaaatgaCCAGACGAGAGGGAACCAAAACGATGCGTATGCTCAAGTGTTTGGAGCTACCAACCAAGGGGGGACAAATAGGACCTGTATGCCTCTGCACAGACCAATTGGCTACGCAGATCCGAGGCAGACAAAGAACAACTTTATCtcaggaaaaaacaaaaagaattcCAATTTGAGTATCTTGTGGTGGAAGACTTAG